CGCGCACCTGCTCACAGACAGCGGATATGGTTGTAATGCTTTCCTGGGCGGAATCAGCGTCAACTATGATAAAAATTTCTGGAGCAGCGAAAAGGCAGTAGCCGTGATTGAAGCAGACGAGTATGACCGCTCCTTTCTGAAATTAAGTCCGGATATCGCGATACTGACTGCCATGGATGCAGACCACCTGGACATTTACGGCACGCCGGAAGCCATGGAGGAAGCATTTATCACTTATACGCACAATATAAAGCCCAATGGCACGCTGATTGCTAAGTTCGGCCTGCATCGCGGAAATGAACTGAAAGCAGACAACAAACTGCTGTACAGTTTACAGAACAACGCAGCCAACGCATACGCTGCCAACATACGGATGATCAACGGTGGGTATGAGTTTGATGTAATGCAGCAGGACTGGATGATTGACAACATCCGGTTGCACATCGGGGGCATGCACAATGTTGAAAACGCTGTTGCAGCCATTACGGTAGCACATTTGCTGGGCATCAGCGCCGACAAGATCAGGGCAGCAGTGGAAAGCTTTAAAGGCATCAAAAGACGCTTTGAATATGTGATCAAGAACGATCATCAGGTGTATATCGATGATTACGCCCATCACCCGGAAGAGCTGCGCGCGCTGATCACCAGTGCGAAAGCATTGTTCCCCGGCAGACGTTGCACCGTGATCTTCCAGCCGCACCTGTTCACCCGTACCCGTGACCTGGCGGATGGTTTCGCAGAAAGCCTGTCACTGGCGGACGAAGTGGTCCTCCTGCCTATTTATCCTGCGAGGGAACTGCCGATCGAAGGCGTTACCAGCGAGATTCTGGCTAAAAAGATCACCGTACCGGTGCAGATCATGCAAAAAGAAGAAGTACTGGACTGGCTGAAAAAAACACCCGTCCCGTTATTAATAACAGCCGGAGCAGGCGACATTGACCAGTTAAAAGGACCGATCAGTCAACTGCTTCACTAAAAGAAAAACTTTGGCTAAAACCACGACGATATTAAAAAGGCTGGGCGCGCTGCTCCTTTGGGTGCTGGCTGTGACCGGTTTTATTATCCTCCTGGTGGCGGCTAATAACGACAAGGAATCCGGTATCTGCAAAGGTATTCTGGTAAAGTTTGAAGGGAAGGACGATAACTTTTTCATTGAAGCCAAAGATATCCGGTCGTTGTTAACAAAAGACAAGGCACTGAACCCGGTAGGCAAACCGATCCGGGACATCAACATCCGAACACTGGAAGCAGTAGTGGACCAGGACCCATGGGTTAAAAATGCAGAGATCTATTTCAACAGCAAACAGGAACTGCATATCAAAGTAACGCAGCGGGAACCGGTAGCAAGGGTGTTCACCTTTTCGGGCAACAGCTTTTATCTCGACGAAGCAGCAGAGCGTATACCGGTATCATCCCGCTACGCCGCCAGGGTGCCGGTATTTACCGGTTTCCCTACAGACGCGGACAAACTGCAACGGACAGACAGCCTGCTGGCAGCCCAGATAGTGGACATGGGCCGTTTTATCGGCAAAGACCCTTTCTGGATGGCACAGGTAG
The Chitinophaga varians genome window above contains:
- the murC gene encoding UDP-N-acetylmuramate--L-alanine ligase, whose protein sequence is MDLNNIQRVYFIGIGGIGMSAIARFFNEKGVAVSGYDRTPTALTKQLEAEGMQIHYTDDINALDQQTNLVVYTPAIPATHEELKWYRDHGFEVVKRSDVLQEITRSLFAITVAGTHGKTTVSTMIAHLLTDSGYGCNAFLGGISVNYDKNFWSSEKAVAVIEADEYDRSFLKLSPDIAILTAMDADHLDIYGTPEAMEEAFITYTHNIKPNGTLIAKFGLHRGNELKADNKLLYSLQNNAANAYAANIRMINGGYEFDVMQQDWMIDNIRLHIGGMHNVENAVAAITVAHLLGISADKIRAAVESFKGIKRRFEYVIKNDHQVYIDDYAHHPEELRALITSAKALFPGRRCTVIFQPHLFTRTRDLADGFAESLSLADEVVLLPIYPARELPIEGVTSEILAKKITVPVQIMQKEEVLDWLKKTPVPLLITAGAGDIDQLKGPISQLLH